In one Oryza glaberrima chromosome 2, OglaRS2, whole genome shotgun sequence genomic region, the following are encoded:
- the LOC127763349 gene encoding uncharacterized protein LOC127763349, which yields MPEKLPPRRRRPMAAGSWVRSFHCKSTAIGDVAAAITALPKKPHLHLPRSSCASSGDAHNHKNVSSSSSSSSKAKPAASSKVSPAKPRKPKAKAASVPPSSPPPVPLGPVPALTELPAGHSSRQVVEIIFLSSWSPLPATQAALPAAVASTAAAGASTAEVEMLFRVHNPARAVARFEDYRAAVRARAGGASRSAADGNEMMRFSPAPPDDGCSSAAGEDALRIRTFDGSGGAHANGRGPASGRRAMFLCRVIAGRVADGPATSGAGADAEPVPSKEYDSVRAGKGELMVFDRRAVLPCFLIIYKL from the coding sequence ATGCCGGAGAAGcttccgccacgccgccgccgcccgatggcggcggggagctgGGTCCGGTCGTTCCATTGTAAGTCCACGGCGATTGGAGACGTCGCCGCGGCCATCACGGCGCTGCCCAAGAAGCCCCACCTGCACCTGCCTCGCTCCAGCTGCGCTAGCTCCGGCGACGCCCACAACCACAAGAacgtctcgtcgtcgtcgtcatcgtcgtctaaGGCCAAGCCGGCGGCGAGTTCGAAGGTAAGTCCGGCCAAGCCGAGGAAGCCCAAGGCTAAGGCGGCATCCgttccgccgtcgtcgcctcctcctgtCCCGCTTGGTCCGGTCCCGGCGCTCACCGAGCTCCCGGCGGGGCACTCGTCGCGGCAGGTTGTCGAGATTATCTTCCTCTCGTCGTGGTCTCCGCTTCCGGCGACACAGGCGGCTTTGCCCGCCGCGGTagcttccaccgccgccgccggcgcgtcaACGGCAGAGGTGGAGATGCTGTTCCGCGTCCACAaccccgcgcgcgccgtggcgcgCTTCGAGGACtaccgcgccgccgtgcgcgctcGGGCCGGTGGGGCCTCCCGCAGCGCCGCCGACGGCAACGAGATGATGCGCTTCTCCCCGGCGCCGCCTGATGACGGGTGCTCCTCGGCCGCGGGCGAGGACGCGCTGCGTATCCGGACGttcgacggcagcggcggcgcgcacgccaACGGGCGCGGGCCGGCGTCCGGCAGGCGGGCCATGTTCCTGTGCAGGGTGATCGCCGGCCGCGTGGCGGATGGGCCAGCAACCTccggcgccggagccgacgCCGAGCCCGTGCCCAGCAAGGAGTACGACTCCGTCCGCGCCGGCAAGGGCGAGCTGATGGTGTTCGACCGGCGAGCCGTGCTCCCCTGCTTCCTCATCATCTACAAGCTGTAA